A window of Aeromicrobium duanguangcaii genomic DNA:
CGTCATCGACGGCCCGTTCGCGACGCTGCACGCGACCGTGACCGAGATCAACATCGACGGCCAGAAGGTCAAGGGCCTCGTCGAGATCTTCGGTCGCGAGACCTCGGTCGAGCTGCCGTTCGACTACATCCAGAAGGTTTGATCGCCCCGCGATCGAAGGTCCCGGCGTCGCATGAACGAGCGGCGTCGGACACAGAACGAACAACACAGTAAGAAGGACCCGAAATGCCTCCCAAGAAGAAGGTCGCGGCTGTCGTCAAGGTGCAGCTGCAGGCCGGCAAGGCCAACCCGGCACCGCCCGTCGGTACCGCGCTCGGCCCGCACGGCGTCAACATCATGGACTTCTGCAAGGCGTACAACGCCCAGACCGAGTCCATGGCCGGCAACGTCATCCCCGTCGAGATCACGATCTACGAAGATCGCTCGTTCACGTTCATCACGAAGACCCCGCCGGCCGCTGAGCTGATCAAGAAGGCCGCTGGCCTGGCCAAGGGCTCGTCGTCGCCGAACACCGACAAGGTCGGCAAGCTGACCCGGGACCAGGTGCGCGAGATCGCCCAGACCAAGATGCCCGACATCAACGCCAACGACATCGATGGCGCCATGAAGATCGTCGAGGGAACCGCCCGCTCCATGGGCGTCACCATCGACAAGTGATCACCCCGGTGGTCTCCCGACCGCCGATCCCCCGTGGGAGGGCCAGCTGGGCCCGCACCACATCTGGTAGCAACAGACAGCAATGTCTTGAAAAAGAAGGAAACCAGTCATGACACAGCACAGCAAGGCGTACCGCGCCGTCGCCGACAAGATCGATCGCGACGCGCTCTACACGCCCCTGCAGGCCACGACTCTGGCCAAGGAGTCCGGCTCCAAGAAGTACGACTCGACCGTCGACGCCGTCGTGCGTCTCGGCGTCGATCCCCGTAAGGCCGACCAGATGGTGCGCGGCACCGTCAACCTGCCGCACGGAACCGGCAAGACCGCCCGGGTCCTGGTCTTCGCCACCGGCGCCAACGCCGATGCCGCTCGTGAGGCCGGCGCCGACTTCGTCGGCTCCGACGAGCTCGTCGACAAGATCAACGAGGGCTGGCTCGACTTCGACGCCGTCGTCGCCACGCCGGACATGATGGGCAAGGTCGGTCGCCTCGGCCGCGTCCTCGGTCCGCGCAACCTGATGCCGAACCCCAAGACCGGCACCGTCACGACGGACGTCGCGAAGGCCGTCGGCGACATCAAGGGCGGCAAGATCGAGTTCCGCGTCGATCGTCACGCCAACGTGCACTTCGTGGTGGGCAAGGCGTCGTTCAGCGCCGAGCAGCTCGCCGAGAACTACGGCACGGCCATCGAGGAGATCCTGCGTCTCAAGCCGGCCAGCTCGAAGGGCCGCTACATCAAGAAGGCCACGATCTCCACGACGAACGGCCCCGGCATCCCGGTCGACCCGTCGCGCACGCGCAACTTCGCGGGCGCCGACGAGGCCTGAGCCACCAGCTCCACGACGACGCCGTCTCCCTGCGGGGAGGCGGCGTCGTTCGTTTGTCCCCGTCGTCGCGAACGGGCCGCGGGCGAGGCGGGCGCGGGTAGTCTCGGCCCATGAGGAAGTCGCTCGCGATCCTGCCCGCCGCCGCCCTGCTGGCCCTGTCCGCCTGTGCGGGCTCCGGCGGTGACGACACCACTGCGGCTGCCGCCACGTCGTCGGCGTCGGCCGAGGCGAAGCCGGCCGCGGCACCGGCCGCCGGCGAGCTGACGCGCGACAACTTCGTCGAGCGGATCGGCGCGGCCCAGGCGAAGGCCGGCAGCACGCATCTGCAGATGTCGACGGACTCGAACGGGCGTACGCTGGCCCTCGACGGTGACGTGCAGCTGGGCGAGGACGTCGAGGATGCGCGCACCCGCCTGACCTTGGACGTGGGCCAGATGGCGATGGAGCTGCGCATGGTCGACGGCGTCGCCTACCTGAAGCTCGGCGCCCTGAGCGAGGGCAAGTTCGTCAAGGTCGACCTCACCGATCCGAACGACCCGATGACGCGGGAGTACGGCTCGCTCACCGGGCAGATCGATCCGGCCAAGCAGTTGAAGTCCTTCCGATCGGCTCTGGTGGAGTTCGAGAACCAGGGCGACGGCGGCACCGTCGACGGAGTCGAGACCACCAGGCTGCGGCTCGTCCTCGACACCGCCAAGGTGATGAAGCACCAGAACCGGGGCACGGCGGGCTCGAAGTCCTCCGTGCCGAAGCAGGTCGAGTACACGCTCCTGGTCGGCTCCGACGACCTCATGCGTCAGATGACGATGGACTTCGGCGACGAGCCGGTCACCGTCGACTGGACGAAGTGGGGCGAGCCGGTCGAGGTCACGGCCCCGGCGAAGTCGCAGATCACCGACAGCAACCCCCTCGCGGGACTGGCCGGCCTGGGCGCCGCACGCGGCTGAGCGCACCGATTTGGAGTTACGGCACGCGTCCGCCTAGACTGGACGAGCCGAAGACCGCCGGTGGTGTCTCCCACGAGTCACCCGAAGCGCCCGCAAGGGCGGCCCGCGTAGGTTCAGATCAGGGTTCGTCCCTGCGTTCACATCGAGCGTCCTGTGCCTACGCACGGGACGCTTTTTCGTGCCAGGTGGTCTTCGCATGACAGTGAAGGAGACCCATGGCACGCCCGGACAAGGCAGCAGCCGTCGCCGAGCTCGCGGACAACTTCCGCGAGTCCAACGGCGCGGTGCTCACCGAGTACCGCGGCCTCAACGTCAAGCAGCTGCATGATTTGCGGCGCGCGCTTGGCGATGCCGCGAGCTATGCCGTCGCCAAGAACACGCTGACCAAGATCGCTGCGCGGGATGCCGGAATCGAGCTCGACGAGTCGTTGCTCACCGGTCCCACCGCGATCGCCTTCATCACGGGCGATCCGGTCGACGCGGCGAAGGGTCTGCGTGACTTCGCGAAGGCTAACCCCGCTCTCGTCCTGAAGGGTGGCTTCCTCGACGGGAAGACCCTCTCCGCGGACGAGATCAACACGTTGGCCGACCTCGAGTCGCGCGAGGTTCTCCTCGCGATGCTCGCTGGCGGCCTCAAGGCCAACCTGGCCAAGGCCGCGGGGCTCTTCAACGCCCCGCTCTCGCAGGCAGTCCGCACCATGGCGGCGCTGCAGGCGAAGGCCGAAGCCGATCCGTCGGTCCTGGCTGCGGGAGCTCCCGCCGCCGAGACCGCCGAGCAGGCACCTGCCGACGAGGCCCCCGCGGCCGAGTCGGACACCGAGAACACCGAGGGCTGAACCGCCCCGATCACCATCGGGACCCCCTCGGGGTCTCATTGTCGAAAGGACGCCACTATGGCGAAGCTGAGCACCGATGAACTGCTGGATGCCTTCAAGGAAATGACGCTGATCGAGCTCTCCGAGTTCGTGAAGCAGTTCGAGGAGACCTTCGAGGTCACCGCCGCCGCTCCGGTGGCCGTGGCCGCCGCTGGCGCCCCGGCGGGTGGCGGCGACGCCGCTGCCGCCGAGGAGAAGGACGAGTTCGACGTCGTCCTCGAGGCCGCTGGCGACAAGAAGATCCAGGTCATCAAGGAGGTCCGCGGCCTCACGAGCCTGGGCCTGAAGGAGGCCAAGGACCTCGTCGAGAGCGCCCCCAAGGCCATCCTCGAGGGCGTCAACAAGGACGCCGCCGAGAAGGCGAAGGAGGCCCTCGAGGCCGCCGGCGCCACGATCACCCTCAAGTGATCTTCGGCTGACCGCAGTTTCGAAGGCGCTCGTCCCCCCGGGGGCGGGCGCCTTCGGCGTACCTGATATAGGCGGAAATCGCCGCAATGGCAGGGGGGAAACGAATGATCGTCCCCGATCCTGTCGGCCTTGTCAAGACCCGGGGTTGATATCGGTGTGTCGTCGGGTTAGTCTTAAGGTTCGCACCCACTTTGCCATGCCCTCGAACTGTGCTGTCCGTGGTGGACACGCCTTGACAGGGCTCCTGAAGCGTGCGCGCTCGCGGCACCAGCCGCGTGACTTCGTGCGGCGAGAGCCGCGCGTCGACAACTGAAGAGTACAGAACCGCCACGTTCATCGCATGCGAGTTCCTTCGGAAGGACTTCTCTTGGCCGCCTCGCGTACCGCCGCACACCCGAACCACAGCAGCAACCCGCGTATCTCTTTCGCGAAAATCGCCGAACCGCTCGAGGTTCCCGAACTCCTCTCCCTGCAGACCGACAGCTTCGACTGGCTGATCGGTAGCGACGCCTGGCGCGAGCGCGTCGAAGCCGATCTGGCTGCGGGCCGCAACGATGTCTCGGCCAAGTCCGGCCTGGAGGAGATCTTCGAGGAGATCAGTCCCATCGAGGACTTCTCCGAGACGATGAGCCTGTCGTTCCGCGATCACCGGTTCGAGCCGGCCAAGTACTCCGTCGAGGACTGCAAGGACCGCGACGTCACGTACGCCGCCCCCCTGTTCGTCACCGCCGAGTTCATGAACAACGAGACCGGCGAGATCAAGAGCCAGACCGTCTTCATGGGCGAGTTCCCGCTCATGACCGACAAGGGCACCTTCATCATCAACGGCACCGAGCGTGTCGTCGTCTCCCAGCTGGTCCGCTCGCCGGGCGTCTACTTCGAGCGCACCGCCGACAAGACGTCCGACAAGGACATCTTCACGGCGCGCGTCATTCCCTCGCGTGGTGCCTGGCTCGAGTTCGAGATCGACAAGCGCGACATCGTCGGCGTCCGTCTCGACCGCAAGCGCAAGCAGTCCGTCACGATGCTGCTCAAGGCGCTCGGCTTCACCGAGGAGCGCATCCTCGAGGACTTCGGCCAGTACGAGTCCGTCCGTCTGACGATGGAGAAGGACTCGGTCCGCAGTGACGTCGTCCGCGAGGAGCTCGAGAAGAAGGCCCGCGACGCCGCCGTCACCAACGAGATGGTCGACGCCGAGGTCACCCGTCGCTCGCTGATCGACATCTACCGCAAGCTGCGTCCGGGCGAGCCGCCGTCGGTCGAGGCCGCGCAGACCCTGTTGGAGAACTACTACTTCAACCCGAAGCGCTACGACACGGCCAAGGTCGGTCGTCACAAGATCAACAAGAAGCTCGGCACCGACGCCGCCTTCGACCAGCAGACCCTGACGCTCGACGACGTCGTCGCCACGATCCGCTACGTCGTCGCGCTGCACGACGGTGCGACCGAGCTCGAGACCCCGACCGGCACCATTCCGGTCGAGGCCGACGACATCGACCACTTCGGCAACCGCCGCATGCGCACCGTGGGCGAGCTCATCCAGAACCAGCTGCGTACGGGCCTGGCCCGCATGGAGCGCGTCGTGCGCGAGCGGATGACGACCCAGGACGTCGAGGCCATCACGCCGCAGACCCTGATCAACATCCGCCCGATCACCGCGGCGCTGAAGGAGTTCTTCGGCACCAGCCAGCTGTCGCAGTTCATGGACCAGAACAACCCGCTCGCGGGCCTGACGCACAAGCGTCGTCTGTCGGCCCTCGGCCCGGGTGGTCTGTCGCGTGAGCGCGCCGGCTACGAGGTCCGTGACGTCCACCCGTCGCACTACGGCCGCATGTGCCCCATCGAGACCCCGGAAGGCCCGAACATCGGCCTGATCGGCTCGCTGGCGTCCTTCGGTCGGATCAACCCGTTCGGCTTCGTCGAGACGCCGTACCGCCGCGTCATCGACGGCAAGGTCAGCGACCAGATCGACTACCTGACCGCCACGGACGAGGATCGCTACATCGTCGCGCAGGCCAACTCCCTGCTCAACGAGGACGGCTCCTTCGCCGAGGACGCCGTGCTGGTTCGCCAGCGTGGCGGCGAGGCCGAGCTCCGCCCGGCCGCCGAGGTCGACTACATGGACGTGTCGCCGCGCCAGATGGTGTCGGTGGCCACGGCCCTGATCCCGTTCCTCGAGCACGACGACGCGAACCGCGCGCTCATGGGCGCCAACATGCAGCGTCAGGCCGTCCCGCTGATCCGCAACGACGCCCCGCTCGTCGGCACCGGCATGGAGTACCGCGCCGCCGTCGACGCCGGTGACGTCACCGTCGCCAAGAAGGCCGGCGTCGTCAAGGAGGTCTCGGCGGACTCCGTCGAGATCATGGAGGACGAGGGCACGTACACCACGTACCGCCTGGCGAAGTTCCGTCGCTCGAACCAGGGCACCTGCACGAACCAGCGTCCGCTGGTCCGCGAGGGGCAGCGGGTCGAGGTCGGCACGCCGCTGGCCGACGGTCCCTGCACCGATCACGGTGAGATGGCGCTGGGCACCAACCTGCTCGTCGCCTTCATGCCGTGGCAGGGCCACAACTACGAGGACGCGATCATCCTGTCCCAGCGCGTCGTCCAGGACGACCTGCTGACCTCGATCCACATCGAGGAGCACGAGGTCGACGCCCGCGACACCAAGCTGGGCCCGGAGGAGATCACCCGTGACGTCCCGAACGTCAGCGAGGAGACCCTCGCCAACCTCGACGAGCGCGGCATCATCCGCATCGGCGCCGAGGTCGGCAACGGCGACATCCTCGTCGGCAAGGTCACGCCCAAGGGCGAGACCGAGCTGACCCCCGAGGAGCGCCTGCTGCGCGCGATCTTCGGCGAGAAGGCGCGCGAGGTGCGCGACACCTCGCTCAAGGTCCCGCACGGCGAGTCCGGCACCGTCATCGGCGTGCGCGTCTTCGACGCGTCCGAGGGTGACGAGCTCAGCCCCGGCGTGAACCAGCTGGTCCGCGTCTACGTGGCCCAGAAGCGCAAGATCAGCCACGGCGACAAGCTCGCCGGCCGTCACGGCAACAAGGGCGTCATCGCCAAGATCCTGCCCATCGAGGACATGCCGTTCCTCGAGGACGGCACGGCGGTCGACATCGTCCTGAACCCGCTCGGTGTGCCCGGTCGTATGAACGTCGGCCAGGTCCTGGAGAACCACCTGGGCTGGATCGCCAAGGCGGGCTGGGAAGTCCCGGCCGACGTCAAGGACGAGTGGGCCGAGCGCCTGCGCAAGATCGGTGCCGACTCGGCTCCGCCGAACACGAATATCGCCACCCCGGTGTTCGACGGTGCGCGCGAGGACGAGATCTCCGGTCTGCTGTCCAACACGCGTCCGAACCGTGACGGCAACCGCATGGTTCAGCCCGATGGCAAGGCGGTGCTCTTCGACGGTCGTAGCGGCGAGAAGTTCCCCGGCCCGATCAGCGTCGGCTACATGTACATGCTGAAGCTGCACCACCTGGTCGACGACAAGATCCACGCGCGCTCGACCGGCCCGTACTCGATGATCACCCAGCAGCCGCTCGGCGGTAAGGCCCAGTTCGGTGGCCAGCGCTTCGGTGAGATGGAGGTCTGGGCCCTCGAGGCCTACGGTGCCGCCTACGCGCTGCAGGAGCTGCTGACGATCAAGTCCGACGACATCGTCGGCCGCGTCAAGGTGTACGAAGCCATCGTGAAGGGCGAGAACGTCCCCGAGCCGGGAATCCCCGAGTCGTTCAAGGTTCTCGTCAAGGAGATGCAGTCGCTGTGTCTCAACGTCGAAGTGCTCTCGGCCGACGGCAGTGCCGTCGAGATGAAGGACTCCGAGGAGGAGTTCTTCCGCGCCGCTGAAGAGCTCGGTATCGACCTGTCCCGCCGCGAGCCGTCGTCCGTCGACGAGCTCTGAGCACCGGACACCCACTCAGAACTTCGAAAGGGAAAGAAGACACCGTGCTCGACGTGAACTTCTTCGATCAGATCAAGATCGGTCTCGCGACCGCCGACGACATTCGCAATTGGTCGTTCGGTGAGGTCAAGAAGCCGGAGACGATCAACTACCGCACGCTCAAGCCCGAGCGTGACGGCCTCTTCTGCGAGAAGATCTTCGGTCCCACCCGGGACTGGGAGTGCTACTGCGGCAAGTACAAGCGCGTGCGCTTCAAGGGCATCATCTGTGAGCGCTGCGGCGTCGAGGTGACGCGCTCGAAGGTCCGCCGTGAGCGGATGGGCCACATCGAGCTCGCCGCCCCGGTCACGCACATCTGGTACTTCAAGGGTGTGCCCAGCCGTCTGGGCTACCTGCTGGATCTGGCTCCGAAGGACCTCGAGAAGGTCATCTACTTCGCGGCCTACATGATCACCTCGGTCGACGAGGACGCGCGTCATCGTGACCTCGACAGCCTCGAGGCCAAGATCCGCCAGGAGATCGACCAGATCGAGAACCGCAAGAACGACGCGATCAACTCCCGAGCCGTCAAGCTCGAGGAGGACACCGCGGCGCTCGAGGCCGAGGACGCCAAGGCGGCCGAGCTGCGCAAGGTCCGCGATGCGGCCGAGCGTGAGATGGGTCAGCTGCGCGATCGTCACGACCGTGAGATCGCCCGCATCCAGGAGGTCTGGGACCGGTTCAAGAACCTCAAGGTCCAGGACCTCGAGGGTGACGAGCTGCTGTTCCGCGAGATGCAGTACCGCTTCGGCAAGTACTTCGACGGCTACATGGGCGCTGCGGCGATCCAGAAGCGCCTGCAGGACTTCGACCTCGTGGCCGAGGCCGAGTCGCTGCGCGAGATCATCGCGACCGGCAAGGGCCAGCGCAAGACGCGTGCCCTGAAGCGGCTCAAGGTCGTCTCGGCGTTCATGGGCAGCGAGAACAACCCGGCCGGCATGGTCCTGGACGCCGTCCCGGTCATCCCGCCGGAGCTGCGCCCGATGGTCCAGCTCGACGGTGGCCGTTTCGCCACCTCCGACCTGAACGACCTGTACCGCCGCGTCATCAACCGCAACAACCGCCTCAAGCGACTGCTCGACCTCGGCGCGCCCGAGATCATCGTCAACAACGAGAAGCGGATGCTGCAGGAGGCCGTCGACTCGCTGTTCGACAACGGCCGCCGTG
This region includes:
- the rplK gene encoding 50S ribosomal protein L11, giving the protein MPPKKKVAAVVKVQLQAGKANPAPPVGTALGPHGVNIMDFCKAYNAQTESMAGNVIPVEITIYEDRSFTFITKTPPAAELIKKAAGLAKGSSSPNTDKVGKLTRDQVREIAQTKMPDINANDIDGAMKIVEGTARSMGVTIDK
- the rplA gene encoding 50S ribosomal protein L1, which codes for MTQHSKAYRAVADKIDRDALYTPLQATTLAKESGSKKYDSTVDAVVRLGVDPRKADQMVRGTVNLPHGTGKTARVLVFATGANADAAREAGADFVGSDELVDKINEGWLDFDAVVATPDMMGKVGRLGRVLGPRNLMPNPKTGTVTTDVAKAVGDIKGGKIEFRVDRHANVHFVVGKASFSAEQLAENYGTAIEEILRLKPASSKGRYIKKATISTTNGPGIPVDPSRTRNFAGADEA
- a CDS encoding LolA-like protein — its product is MRKSLAILPAAALLALSACAGSGGDDTTAAAATSSASAEAKPAAAPAAGELTRDNFVERIGAAQAKAGSTHLQMSTDSNGRTLALDGDVQLGEDVEDARTRLTLDVGQMAMELRMVDGVAYLKLGALSEGKFVKVDLTDPNDPMTREYGSLTGQIDPAKQLKSFRSALVEFENQGDGGTVDGVETTRLRLVLDTAKVMKHQNRGTAGSKSSVPKQVEYTLLVGSDDLMRQMTMDFGDEPVTVDWTKWGEPVEVTAPAKSQITDSNPLAGLAGLGAARG
- the rplJ gene encoding 50S ribosomal protein L10; translated protein: MARPDKAAAVAELADNFRESNGAVLTEYRGLNVKQLHDLRRALGDAASYAVAKNTLTKIAARDAGIELDESLLTGPTAIAFITGDPVDAAKGLRDFAKANPALVLKGGFLDGKTLSADEINTLADLESREVLLAMLAGGLKANLAKAAGLFNAPLSQAVRTMAALQAKAEADPSVLAAGAPAAETAEQAPADEAPAAESDTENTEG
- the rplL gene encoding 50S ribosomal protein L7/L12; its protein translation is MAKLSTDELLDAFKEMTLIELSEFVKQFEETFEVTAAAPVAVAAAGAPAGGGDAAAAEEKDEFDVVLEAAGDKKIQVIKEVRGLTSLGLKEAKDLVESAPKAILEGVNKDAAEKAKEALEAAGATITLK
- the rpoB gene encoding DNA-directed RNA polymerase subunit beta, whose translation is MAASRTAAHPNHSSNPRISFAKIAEPLEVPELLSLQTDSFDWLIGSDAWRERVEADLAAGRNDVSAKSGLEEIFEEISPIEDFSETMSLSFRDHRFEPAKYSVEDCKDRDVTYAAPLFVTAEFMNNETGEIKSQTVFMGEFPLMTDKGTFIINGTERVVVSQLVRSPGVYFERTADKTSDKDIFTARVIPSRGAWLEFEIDKRDIVGVRLDRKRKQSVTMLLKALGFTEERILEDFGQYESVRLTMEKDSVRSDVVREELEKKARDAAVTNEMVDAEVTRRSLIDIYRKLRPGEPPSVEAAQTLLENYYFNPKRYDTAKVGRHKINKKLGTDAAFDQQTLTLDDVVATIRYVVALHDGATELETPTGTIPVEADDIDHFGNRRMRTVGELIQNQLRTGLARMERVVRERMTTQDVEAITPQTLINIRPITAALKEFFGTSQLSQFMDQNNPLAGLTHKRRLSALGPGGLSRERAGYEVRDVHPSHYGRMCPIETPEGPNIGLIGSLASFGRINPFGFVETPYRRVIDGKVSDQIDYLTATDEDRYIVAQANSLLNEDGSFAEDAVLVRQRGGEAELRPAAEVDYMDVSPRQMVSVATALIPFLEHDDANRALMGANMQRQAVPLIRNDAPLVGTGMEYRAAVDAGDVTVAKKAGVVKEVSADSVEIMEDEGTYTTYRLAKFRRSNQGTCTNQRPLVREGQRVEVGTPLADGPCTDHGEMALGTNLLVAFMPWQGHNYEDAIILSQRVVQDDLLTSIHIEEHEVDARDTKLGPEEITRDVPNVSEETLANLDERGIIRIGAEVGNGDILVGKVTPKGETELTPEERLLRAIFGEKAREVRDTSLKVPHGESGTVIGVRVFDASEGDELSPGVNQLVRVYVAQKRKISHGDKLAGRHGNKGVIAKILPIEDMPFLEDGTAVDIVLNPLGVPGRMNVGQVLENHLGWIAKAGWEVPADVKDEWAERLRKIGADSAPPNTNIATPVFDGAREDEISGLLSNTRPNRDGNRMVQPDGKAVLFDGRSGEKFPGPISVGYMYMLKLHHLVDDKIHARSTGPYSMITQQPLGGKAQFGGQRFGEMEVWALEAYGAAYALQELLTIKSDDIVGRVKVYEAIVKGENVPEPGIPESFKVLVKEMQSLCLNVEVLSADGSAVEMKDSEEEFFRAAEELGIDLSRREPSSVDEL